In Oscillatoria salina IIICB1, the following proteins share a genomic window:
- a CDS encoding HD domain-containing protein, whose amino-acid sequence MQLSPRFTTALTWATELHAKQMRKGSGVPYISHLLGVTAIALEYGANEDEAIAALLHDAIEDRGGAKTKAEIRRRFGDTVTEIVVGCTDTETIPKPPWRERKQAYLAHLPTASVSIRLVSAADKLHNCRSILQDYRLLGDELWQRFQGGKEGTLWYYRSLVEAFRQADFNPLVAELNRVVCELENLVAK is encoded by the coding sequence ATGCAGCTTTCACCACGTTTTACCACAGCCCTCACTTGGGCAACTGAATTACACGCTAAGCAAATGCGTAAAGGATCGGGAGTTCCTTATATTTCTCACTTACTAGGAGTAACAGCGATCGCCTTAGAATACGGTGCAAATGAAGATGAAGCGATCGCTGCTTTACTTCATGATGCAATTGAAGATCGAGGTGGTGCGAAAACTAAGGCAGAAATTCGCCGTCGCTTTGGCGATACGGTGACAGAAATTGTTGTTGGCTGTACTGATACAGAAACCATTCCTAAACCCCCCTGGAGAGAACGCAAACAAGCTTATTTAGCTCATCTTCCTACGGCTTCAGTTTCAATCCGTTTAGTTTCTGCTGCTGATAAACTGCATAATTGTCGCTCGATTCTGCAAGATTATCGTCTCTTAGGTGACGAACTTTGGCAACGTTTTCAGGGTGGAAAAGAAGGTACTTTGTGGTACTATCGCTCTCTAGTGGAAGCTTTTCGTCAAGCTGATTTTAACCCTTTAGTTGCTGAGTTAAACCGAGTTGTTTGCGAGCTAGAAAATTTAGTAGCAAAATAA
- a CDS encoding precorrin-2 C(20)-methyltransferase, with product MSIGTLYGISVGTGDPELITVKGLRLLQQAKAIAFPAGVGGKLGMAQQIVSSWLRQEQTQLSLNFPYVQESEVLIPAWEQAAEKVWQYLQVGEDVAFACEGDVSFYSTFSYLAQTLQQLHPEAVIQAIPGVCSPMAATAALGVPLTVRAQKLAILPALYTMGELETVLDWADVVVLMKISSVYEQVWQILQKRSLLDRSWVVERATLSDQKIYTGLRSRSSLKLPYFSILIVQVCPATYPESG from the coding sequence GTGTCTATCGGGACTCTCTACGGGATTAGTGTAGGAACAGGCGACCCAGAATTAATTACAGTTAAGGGATTGCGACTGTTACAACAAGCAAAGGCGATCGCCTTTCCGGCTGGGGTTGGTGGCAAACTGGGAATGGCACAACAAATTGTTTCCTCGTGGCTGAGGCAGGAACAAACCCAACTAAGTTTAAATTTTCCTTACGTCCAGGAAAGTGAAGTTTTGATTCCCGCGTGGGAGCAAGCGGCAGAAAAAGTTTGGCAATATCTTCAGGTTGGGGAAGATGTCGCTTTTGCTTGTGAAGGAGATGTGAGTTTTTACAGTACGTTTAGCTATTTAGCTCAAACTTTGCAGCAGTTACACCCAGAAGCAGTGATTCAAGCGATACCGGGAGTTTGTTCCCCAATGGCAGCAACAGCAGCTTTAGGAGTACCTTTAACAGTTCGCGCTCAAAAACTTGCAATCTTACCTGCTCTTTATACAATGGGAGAGTTGGAAACAGTTCTTGATTGGGCGGATGTCGTGGTCCTGATGAAAATTAGTTCCGTCTACGAGCAAGTTTGGCAAATATTGCAGAAGCGATCGCTACTAGATCGCAGTTGGGTAGTCGAACGAGCAACTTTAAGCGACCAAAAGATTTATACTGGATTGCGATCGCGCTCTTCGCTCAAATTACCTTATTTCTCGATCTTGATCGTTCAAGTCTGTCCAGCAACTTATCCCGAAAGTGGATAG
- a CDS encoding energy transducer TonB, whose product MAISYSSIIKTLPDKLTQPATLAVFASVGIHGLLGVSLPNLPLFSATPNQGTLRDVRLVELSETEQSRLPDLSPQLNPSELPHLSQLLPVQKSTTSTGTTKTPSTVLPSTPTKNLSIDKSVTLGNSSPTKVPLPPPPPTTVAKAGGTTTPGKTQYEIERSQRLSLFANSPAHTASTKPPLDAIQDRIAENNAQDIAKVNNLPSPPPTTEATPQQQPPEPNLVQPTNGNNGNNYAIAREQTIPSNTLRRDDTIPTFESNSSDGKVDKDLTTALVDLESTPQTTTTEDKQKSDKNLAVIAEQITNSSTPEVSPSPAEDEENKPTNPQVAPTVPTSATPVTPPENSPNPDSPSPATRQRLNRIQINPTEPSNSDPNPVPTDASILTPEESTNNSSPSPASSLGNIQADPAALQERIQNLETESSNRNNQQAKAKSPTWETTVAQIPPQEQKLTGIYPENACAKKLEGNVIYGVLVDSQGNIADLELIKGTAYQVFNQQALEQIKERKFAPATGQAQPYKINVEFKYNQANCPAQNG is encoded by the coding sequence ATGGCTATTTCTTACAGTTCAATTATTAAAACTCTACCAGATAAATTAACTCAACCAGCGACTCTGGCTGTATTTGCTTCTGTGGGTATTCACGGTTTGCTCGGAGTATCCTTACCTAACTTACCGCTTTTTTCAGCTACGCCTAACCAAGGAACTTTACGCGATGTCAGGTTGGTAGAGTTAAGCGAAACTGAACAAAGTCGCTTACCAGATCTCTCGCCGCAACTCAATCCTTCGGAACTTCCTCACCTCAGTCAACTGTTACCAGTACAGAAGTCTACTACTTCTACTGGCACTACCAAAACCCCATCTACAGTTCTTCCTTCAACACCAACCAAGAACTTATCGATCGATAAATCCGTGACTCTCGGTAACAGTTCGCCAACTAAGGTTCCTTTACCGCCACCACCGCCAACCACGGTAGCTAAAGCAGGAGGTACAACGACTCCAGGAAAAACTCAATACGAAATTGAGCGATCGCAACGACTATCTTTATTTGCTAATTCTCCAGCTCATACAGCTTCGACTAAACCGCCTCTAGATGCAATCCAAGATCGGATCGCAGAAAATAATGCTCAAGATATTGCTAAAGTAAATAATCTTCCTTCTCCTCCTCCCACTACTGAAGCAACCCCACAGCAACAACCACCAGAACCCAATTTAGTGCAACCAACTAATGGGAATAATGGGAATAATTATGCGATCGCGCGCGAGCAAACTATTCCCTCCAATACTCTTCGCCGCGATGATACGATTCCCACTTTTGAATCAAATTCATCTGATGGCAAAGTAGATAAAGATTTAACCACCGCTTTAGTCGATCTTGAATCTACTCCCCAAACAACTACTACCGAAGATAAACAAAAATCAGACAAAAATTTAGCAGTTATTGCCGAACAAATCACCAATTCTTCAACCCCAGAAGTTTCACCCTCACCAGCAGAAGATGAGGAAAATAAGCCAACTAATCCTCAAGTTGCCCCAACTGTTCCTACTAGCGCAACTCCGGTAACTCCACCAGAAAATTCTCCCAACCCTGACAGCCCATCTCCTGCTACCCGACAACGGTTAAACCGAATCCAAATCAACCCCACTGAACCATCAAACTCAGATCCAAATCCAGTACCCACAGACGCATCAATCCTTACCCCAGAAGAATCAACTAACAATTCTTCTCCTTCCCCAGCAAGCTCTCTCGGTAATATTCAAGCAGATCCCGCAGCTTTGCAGGAACGAATTCAAAACCTAGAAACTGAGTCAAGTAACCGAAATAATCAACAAGCAAAAGCCAAATCTCCTACTTGGGAAACTACTGTAGCTCAGATACCACCACAAGAACAAAAACTCACCGGTATCTACCCAGAAAACGCTTGCGCTAAAAAATTAGAAGGTAATGTAATTTACGGAGTCTTGGTAGATTCCCAAGGAAATATTGCCGATCTCGAATTAATTAAAGGAACCGCTTACCAGGTTTTTAATCAACAAGCTCTCGAGCAAATTAAAGAACGCAAATTTGCCCCAGCTACCGGACAAGCACAACCTTATAAAATTAATGTCGAGTTTAAATATAACCAAGCCAATTGTCCGGCTCAAAATGGATAA